The region CGCCAAGGGGAAATGACGCGGGGGAATAATGGCGGGCGACGGCAAGGGCGTGAGCTTCTTCGCGAACGCAGGCGTGCACCTGTATACACCGGGCGAAGGCGCGATCTATCTCGGCCTCGATGAACGAAACCGCGAAATCGGCGTCACCCTCGAACGTCACGCACTGACCATCGCCGGGGCCGGCGCGGGCAAAGGTGTCGGCCTCGTCGTGCCGAACGGGCTACGATGGGCCGACAATCTGTTGATTGTGGAACCCAAGGGCGAAAGCATTGCCGCGCTGTGGGAAGCCCGCGAGGCGATGGGGCAAAAGGTCGTCGCGCTCGATCCTTTCAGGATTACCGCCATTCCCGAACGGCTGCGCGGCTCCTTCAACCCGCTTGCCGCCATCACCCCGGCCGATATCGACGGCCGCGAACATTTGCAGATGATCGCGGACGGTCTCGTTAAGCGATCCGATCCACGCCACGAAGAATGGTATGCCGGCGCAGCCACCATCCTTGCCGGCCTCCTTGCCTTCATCGTTGAAACCGCACCGCCCGAACACCGCAACCTGACGGCCCTGCGCGCGCTGCTGTTGCAGACGAAAGATGAACTCCACGCCGATGCACAGCGCATGCAGTCCTGCACGGCCTTTGGTCGCCTCGCCCGCGCGGCAGGCATCCAGATTCAAACCGCGCTTGAAACCGAAAAGGGCATGGAACGCGATTTCCTCGGCGCGGCGCGCCGCTATACGGAATGGCTCGATTCCGATCCCATCGCCGCCACGCTCAAGGAATCGTCCTTCGATCTCTCCGAACTGAAGGCCGGCAAAATCTCTCTGTTCGTCATCATCCCCCCGCAATATCTCGAAACCCACGCCGCTTATCTGCGCCTGTTCGTGCGCGCTTCCATCGAAGCCATGATGAAAAGCGGCGCGCGCGGACAAGGCCGCTGCCTGTTCATGCTCGATGAATTCTACAGCCTCGGCCGACTCGATATCGTCTCGAAATCGGCGGGGCTGATGCGCGATTACGGCCTGCACCTGTGGCCGATCATGCAGGACATTGACCAGCTTCGCAGCCTCTACAAGGATATCAGCGAAACCTATTTCGCCAACGCCGATGCCGTCACCTTCTTCGGCGTTACCGATCAGGCGACCCTTGAATATATCTCCCGCAAGGTCGGTATCGTCACACTCGACGATATCAAGGCGCGCCCGCCCGTGCGCGCGCAGCTCGTCAGCGACAAGCTCGCGCAGGAAGCGGGAAGCCCCGTCATCCCGCCCCGGCCTATCGGCGCGCCGCCCTCACGCAATCCCTCGACAAATACCGCCCTGTTTATCGGTACCGGGATTCTCAACTCCCTCAATCAGGTCGCCTATGAGCTTGAAGCGCACCAGCAGGCGGCGAAACAGGTCACGGTCGCCCGGCTGCGCGAACAGGAGCAGCGCATGGATGAGGAAGCCATGCGCGAATATCAGCACGAATTGCAAAGGCGGGGTGAACCGCGCCTGACGCCGGACGGCGTGGCTAAGCTGATCGGTAAGGGCAAGAACGACAAAATCGCGCGCGCCATGATCGCGTTCCTGCGCGGCGGTGACATGCTGTGCATCCGCCCGCACCCCTACTTCGCGCCGCCGCCGGCCGAGCTGCCGCATCCGTCGAAATTTCGCGCCGAATTGCTCAACGATGAAATCCGTCAGACCGGCCGCGAATTGCAAAACATCTACGCTGAAGCGCGCGCGTACGATGGCAAAAAGAACCGCCGCCGCCTGCGCGGCATAGCGTCAATTATCGCGGGAATTGCTGGGCTGATCTTCATACTGGAGAACAACATGCTGCCGAATTTCCGTTTTCTGCCCCACTACACCCAGACCTTCCAAGTTCTGGGTGTGCTTGCCCTGATGTTCTCGATCAGCGGCGGGCTTGGCTATGCCTGCCATCACATCGCCCACCGCATGAAGGTCGCGAATTTTTCCAAAAGAGCAGCCTCCACCGCATCCCGCCTCATGGGCCTTGCCGAGCGGCTTTTGACCGAAACAATCTACGACATAGACCCCGAAACATGGGACGCGATCCCGAACCAATTCAAAACTGTGTTGCAGCGGCAGCGCGAAAACATCCTCGGCGCGAAGGCCGACGCCGGCATAGAATTTATCGAAGGATAGATTATTTTTCGTCCAGCAGAAGAATTTCCACCGGCAAGACCCGCGCGGCGGGGGAAAAGCCGGGCGGGGTAGGATTCCACCGCTCGAATGCCGCGCGGGCCTCGTCCTCGGTGCGCCGGAACGTCCCCCATACAAGGTGGCCGTCCGGTCGCTCGATGACTGCAAAGCCTCGAAATTTCCGGGGCTTATTCGTCGGTCGGGCCGTCATCTTCCGCCCTGTCCGTGCGCGGCAGGATCACAAAATCGCCGGTCAGGGCCAGACCCTCGGACACCTTGCAATTGAATCCGTCTTTCTTGTTCGGAAAGGCCACGCCAACGCGCGTCCATTCTGTTTTTACCTCGCCGTTGCTGTTCGTATATTCACGCGCAACAAGTATATTATGCGGTTTTGTCATTATTGATCCTCCGTTATAAAGTATATACCATGATTTCAGAAAAATAATATCAAGAGGATATGGAAATGCGGTCAGCGATACTTTTTACATTATCTCTACTGATACCCGCGACCGCTTGGGCGCAATGCCTCAACCCGCCCGGCGAAGCCGGGGAGCAGATATTCAACAGCACCCACAGCGTCATGCAGTATTGCGACGGAACCATATGGATTGGCATGGGCGGCGGGCTTGCAGTGGTTCCCGACCAAACATCCTCGGGTGCGTGCAGCGAGGCGAACGACCAGAAACTGCGCCGCAACACCGCCGCACCGCCCACCACGCTTGAAATCTGCGACTGGCGGGGCGGCGTGGGCGACTGGACGGCAATCGGCGGCGGGGGCGGCGGCGCAACGCCAAACCTCGATGCTGTTCTGACGCAGGGCAACGCAGCCGGTAACAAAAAGATCACCGGCCTCGGCCCGCCGACCGTGAACACGGACGCGGCGACGAAACAATATGCGGACGGAAAAGTCACCAAAGCCGGCGACACGATGACCGGCCCGCTTGCCATGAGCAACCAGAAGATCACCGGCCTTGCCGCGCCCACCGTTGGCACGGATGCCGCGCACAAGACCTATGTTGACGGGAAGTTCGGCGCGCTGACCACCAACAAATGGTGCCGTGGAAGCGGAACGCAGGTGATCTGCGATCAGGACGCGCCCGCCGGGGACGGCGACACGCTCGCCGGCCTCGGCTGCGACGAAGGACAGATCGCCGTCAAGACTGCGAGCGGATGGGGCTGCGCCGATATGCCGACGGGCGGCGGCGGGCTGCCAGAATACAACCATTACTTTGTTCTGACCAGCCAAGCATGGAACGGCAATCTCGGCGGCCTATCCGGCGCAAATTCCAAGTGCCTTGCCAATCTTACCGCTCAAGCATGGAAGGGAAAAGAGACCGCGAATCTCTCCGCCGCTACGGTAAAAGCTTTTCTTTGTAGTTCCAGTGAATGCAATGACCTGAAACCAAATACAAAGTACATTTTTGCCCGTGCGGGCAGTAC is a window of Chelatococcus sp. YT9 DNA encoding:
- a CDS encoding DUF1554 domain-containing protein: MRSAILFTLSLLIPATAWAQCLNPPGEAGEQIFNSTHSVMQYCDGTIWIGMGGGLAVVPDQTSSGACSEANDQKLRRNTAAPPTTLEICDWRGGVGDWTAIGGGGGGATPNLDAVLTQGNAAGNKKITGLGPPTVNTDAATKQYADGKVTKAGDTMTGPLAMSNQKITGLAAPTVGTDAAHKTYVDGKFGALTTNKWCRGSGTQVICDQDAPAGDGDTLAGLGCDEGQIAVKTASGWGCADMPTGGGGLPEYNHYFVLTSQAWNGNLGGLSGANSKCLANLTAQAWKGKETANLSAATVKAFLCSSSECNDLKPNTKYIFARAGSTTAGAAEFTTNPSAEGPNNGSQWSDTAFFGDNVDYWTNRDSHSGVTTRWKNSPAGSGSSSHCNTWSSSSNAQTAIIGRSGSANGNRWTRGAGDCDEARRLICIVDGTAGGGGGPPPGCNTGGVEINGACWYAGANGDSCTTVCATRGGYNIATRNFAGSGGSNSNCQTVLNALGLGSGSVSEAGAHGAGCAAVQIMVGIQQRRRMTGATTAEATDAQIARACACNN
- a CDS encoding type IV secretory system conjugative DNA transfer family protein, with product MAGDGKGVSFFANAGVHLYTPGEGAIYLGLDERNREIGVTLERHALTIAGAGAGKGVGLVVPNGLRWADNLLIVEPKGESIAALWEAREAMGQKVVALDPFRITAIPERLRGSFNPLAAITPADIDGREHLQMIADGLVKRSDPRHEEWYAGAATILAGLLAFIVETAPPEHRNLTALRALLLQTKDELHADAQRMQSCTAFGRLARAAGIQIQTALETEKGMERDFLGAARRYTEWLDSDPIAATLKESSFDLSELKAGKISLFVIIPPQYLETHAAYLRLFVRASIEAMMKSGARGQGRCLFMLDEFYSLGRLDIVSKSAGLMRDYGLHLWPIMQDIDQLRSLYKDISETYFANADAVTFFGVTDQATLEYISRKVGIVTLDDIKARPPVRAQLVSDKLAQEAGSPVIPPRPIGAPPSRNPSTNTALFIGTGILNSLNQVAYELEAHQQAAKQVTVARLREQEQRMDEEAMREYQHELQRRGEPRLTPDGVAKLIGKGKNDKIARAMIAFLRGGDMLCIRPHPYFAPPPAELPHPSKFRAELLNDEIRQTGRELQNIYAEARAYDGKKNRRRLRGIASIIAGIAGLIFILENNMLPNFRFLPHYTQTFQVLGVLALMFSISGGLGYACHHIAHRMKVANFSKRAASTASRLMGLAERLLTETIYDIDPETWDAIPNQFKTVLQRQRENILGAKADAGIEFIEG